From Erythrobacter sp. YJ-T3-07:
TCTTCCTCGTTGTTGTACGTGGGCACGAAATCGACCGTGCCCTCGTCCAGCCCCGACATCAGGGCCATCGCAGTCCTGGTCAGCCGCGCTTCGGTGTAGCGGGCGGCCGCGGCGTTATCGCCGTCGATATTGCCGAAGTTCCCCTGCCCTTCGACCAGTGGATACCGCAGCGCAAATGGCTGCGCGAGGCGGACCATCGCGTCGTAGACGGCGGTGTCGCCATGCGGGTGGTACTTGCCCAGCACCTCACCGACGACCCGGGCGGACTTCTTGTACGCAGTGTCCGGCCCAAGGCGCAGCTGGCGCATCGCCCACAGCAGGCGGCGGTGGACCGGCTTCAGACCGTCGCGCAGATCGGGCAGCGAACGCGCGGTGATCGTCGAGAGCGCATAGACGAGATACCGCTCGGACAGCGCGGTTTCGAAAGGCGCATCGACGATTGCAGCAGGGGAATCGGGCTCTGCGGGACCCTGATCGTTGGAAGCCATCGCTTCGCCCTACCACCGGCTCGCCCTGGCCAGAAGCGCGGAACGCAAAGCTTTCCCCGCCCGTTTAGCCTGTGAAAGCACAATTCAAACGAAAGGACTTCATCATGGCCAAACGTGTTATGATTCTCGCCACGAACGGGTTCGAGCAGTCGGAACTCTTCGATCCCAAGAAAAACCTCGAAGATGCCGGCATCGAGACCGAACTGGTCAGCCTGGAATCGGGTGAAATCAAGGCCTGGGACAAGGACGACTGGGGCAAGACGATCAAGGTTGACAAGACCGTGGACGAAGTGGCCAATTGCGAAGGCTACGATGCCCTTCTTCTTCCCGGCGGCCAGATCAACCCCGACCTGCTGCGCGTCAACGACCGCGCCGTCGCCATCGTCCGCGAATTCAACGCTGCAGGCAAGCCGATCGCCGCGATCTGCCACGCCCCTTGGATGCTGATCGAAGCGGGCCTGGTCGAAGGCAAGACGCTGACCAGCTATCACTCGATCCGCACCGACATGAAGAATGCAGGCGCGAACGTGGTCGATCAGGAAGTGGCCGAAGACGGCAACCTGATCACCAGCCGCAATCCGGATGACATTCCCGCCTTCTCGGATCGCCTGATCAGCCGCGTGCTGGCGAAGGTGCCCGAAAACGCCTAAGCTTTGCAAAAAGCTGAGAAAACCGAGGCCCGGTCGCAGAGATGCGGCCGGGCTTTTTGCTGCGCGCTTGCCAATATGGCGAGAATAAGGCAAGATTGTGGCCACAATGTGATGGCCACATTGGAATGGGGAGAGAATTGATGGCCTTTCGTTCTTCGCTGCTTCTCGTGTCCGCCGCCGCCCTCGCGCTGGCCGCGTGTTCCGACAATTCCGCCTCCGAGACGGCCGAAGCCGTCACCACGATGGATGTCGCCGAAGCGGACGCGATCGAGGCACCGATGGCGGAAAGCTCTGCGGGCGAGGCGATCTCCACACCGGACATCCCCGCCGCCGCGCCCAAGATCGCTTACGTCTATTCCTACGGCTTCCGGGTGGAGCGCGACGCGATCGCTCCCCTGCAGGAACGCCACGCCGACATGTGCGCCAATCTCGGCCCGCTGACCTGTCAGGTCCGCTCGATGAGCCAGAGCGGGGCCGACGATGACTATGGCTATGGCGAGCTGGAGCTTTCGGTCGCGGCGGACAAGGCGCGCGTTTTCGGGCGCAAGCTGGCCAGCGCGGTCGAGGCTGAAGGCGGCGAGCAGGTCTCCTCCACCATCGAGGGAGAGGATCTGTCCAAGCAGATCGTCGACACCGAAGCGCGTCTGCGCAGCCGCGAAGTGCTGCGCGACCGCCTGATGGAGGTGCTGCGCACCCGCAAGGGCAGCGTGCAGGAACTGGTCGAGGCCGAACGCGGCGTCGCGCAGGTCAATGAAGAGATCGACCAGGCGCGCAGCTGGCTGCAGGAAATGCGCGGCCGGGTCGCCTATTCACGGATCACCGTGACCTACCAGAGCGAGGGCGCAGGCCCCGGCGGCTTCGTCGAACCGATCCGCAAGGCGGTAAGCTCGATCGGCCCGGTCGCGGGCAATGTGATCGGCGGGCTGATCCTGCTGCTGACGATTTTTCTGCCGCTCGGCCTGATCGGTTACGGCCTTTGGCGGCTGTTCGGATGGTTGCGGCGGCGCGAGGAAAGCACCGCCAGCAAGGACTAACGCCCGCTCATATCATGCGCATCGGCGGGGATGGTGACTTCCAGCCCGTCGAGCGCATCGGTCAGCGTGATCTGGCACGACAGGCGACTGGTCGGACGAACGCCATAGGCGAGGTCGAGCATGTCTTCCTCGTCCTCGCTCGCCTCAGGCAATTGCGCGAACCAGTCCTTGGCGACGAGGACATGAC
This genomic window contains:
- a CDS encoding type 1 glutamine amidotransferase domain-containing protein gives rise to the protein MAKRVMILATNGFEQSELFDPKKNLEDAGIETELVSLESGEIKAWDKDDWGKTIKVDKTVDEVANCEGYDALLLPGGQINPDLLRVNDRAVAIVREFNAAGKPIAAICHAPWMLIEAGLVEGKTLTSYHSIRTDMKNAGANVVDQEVAEDGNLITSRNPDDIPAFSDRLISRVLAKVPENA
- a CDS encoding DUF4349 domain-containing protein, giving the protein MAFRSSLLLVSAAALALAACSDNSASETAEAVTTMDVAEADAIEAPMAESSAGEAISTPDIPAAAPKIAYVYSYGFRVERDAIAPLQERHADMCANLGPLTCQVRSMSQSGADDDYGYGELELSVAADKARVFGRKLASAVEAEGGEQVSSTIEGEDLSKQIVDTEARLRSREVLRDRLMEVLRTRKGSVQELVEAERGVAQVNEEIDQARSWLQEMRGRVAYSRITVTYQSEGAGPGGFVEPIRKAVSSIGPVAGNVIGGLILLLTIFLPLGLIGYGLWRLFGWLRRREESTASKD
- a CDS encoding 2Fe-2S iron-sulfur cluster-binding protein, translated to MKVTFIKSDGQRVEAEAQAGDVLLRVAQAAGMPLEGTCEGQMACSTCHVLVAKDWFAQLPEASEDEEDMLDLAYGVRPTSRLSCQITLTDALDGLEVTIPADAHDMSGR